A single genomic interval of Psychroserpens sp. NJDZ02 harbors:
- a CDS encoding pyruvate dehydrogenase complex E1 component subunit beta — MKTIQFREAICEAMSEEMRRDESIFLMGEEVAEYNGAYKASKGMLDEFGAKRVIDTPIAELGFAGIAIGSTMTGNRPIVEYMTFNFSLVGIDQIINNAAKIRQMSGGQFNCPIVFRGPTGSAGQLGATHSQAFENWFANTPGLKVVIPSNVYDAKGLLKSAIRDNDPVIFMESEQMYGDKGEVPEGEYTIPLGVAEIKREGTDVTIVSFGKIIKEAYIAADQLAKDGISCEIIDLRTVRPMDREAIVKSVKKTNRLIILEEAWPFGNVATEITYLVQSEAFDYLDAPIIKINTADTPAPYSPVLLAEWLPDHTDVITAVKKVMYK; from the coding sequence ATGAAGACAATTCAATTTAGAGAAGCTATATGTGAAGCCATGAGCGAAGAGATGCGCAGAGATGAAAGCATTTTTTTAATGGGTGAAGAAGTAGCAGAATATAATGGTGCCTACAAAGCATCAAAAGGGATGTTAGATGAGTTTGGAGCAAAGCGTGTTATTGATACACCAATTGCAGAACTTGGTTTTGCAGGTATAGCTATCGGATCGACTATGACTGGTAATAGACCAATTGTAGAATACATGACGTTTAACTTTTCGTTAGTTGGTATTGATCAAATTATAAATAACGCAGCTAAAATCAGACAAATGTCTGGTGGACAATTTAATTGTCCAATAGTTTTTAGAGGTCCTACAGGATCTGCTGGACAATTAGGTGCAACGCACTCTCAAGCTTTTGAAAACTGGTTCGCTAATACTCCTGGTTTAAAGGTGGTTATACCTTCAAATGTATATGATGCTAAAGGGCTATTAAAATCGGCTATACGTGATAATGATCCTGTGATTTTTATGGAGAGTGAGCAGATGTATGGTGATAAAGGAGAAGTGCCAGAAGGAGAATATACAATTCCATTAGGAGTTGCTGAGATTAAAAGAGAAGGTACAGATGTAACCATCGTCTCTTTTGGTAAGATAATTAAGGAAGCTTATATCGCGGCAGACCAGTTAGCTAAAGATGGTATCTCTTGCGAGATTATCGATTTACGTACTGTGCGTCCAATGGATAGAGAAGCTATTGTTAAGTCTGTAAAGAAAACAAATCGTTTAATCATTTTAGAAGAAGCGTGGCCGTTTGGTAACGTTGCGACTGAAATCACGTATTTAGTACAAAGCGAAGCATTTGATTATTTAGATGCACCAATTATAAAAATAAACACTGCAGATACACCTGCACCTTACTCTCCAGTATTATTAGCAGAATGGTTACCAGACCATACCGATGTTATTACTGCTGTTAAAAAAGTAATGTATAAATAA
- a CDS encoding electron transfer flavoprotein subunit beta/FixA family protein codes for MKILVCISHVPDTTSKINFTDGDSKFDTTGVQFVINPNDEFGLTRAMWFKEKQGASVDVINVGGPETEPTLRKALAIGADTAIRVNTEAKDGYQVAKEIANVVKDGGYDLVIAGRESIDYNGGMVPGMIAEMVDANFVTNCISLEVDGTAAKAMREIDGGKETVATSLPLVIGGQKGLVEESDLRIPNMRGIMMARKKPLTVVEPVGASVETSSVKFEKPAPKGAVTLVAPDNLDELVQLLHNEAKVI; via the coding sequence ATGAAAATTTTAGTGTGTATTAGTCATGTCCCAGATACGACATCAAAAATTAATTTCACCGATGGAGATTCAAAATTTGACACAACTGGAGTACAATTTGTAATTAACCCAAATGACGAATTTGGTTTAACACGTGCTATGTGGTTTAAAGAAAAGCAAGGCGCTTCTGTAGATGTTATAAATGTTGGAGGTCCTGAAACAGAACCGACTTTACGTAAAGCATTAGCCATTGGTGCAGATACTGCCATTAGAGTTAATACGGAAGCTAAAGATGGTTACCAAGTTGCTAAAGAGATTGCTAATGTAGTAAAAGACGGTGGTTATGACTTGGTTATTGCAGGGCGTGAATCTATCGATTACAATGGAGGAATGGTACCTGGTATGATTGCAGAAATGGTTGACGCTAATTTTGTTACCAATTGTATTAGCTTAGAAGTAGATGGTACTGCTGCTAAAGCTATGAGAGAAATTGATGGTGGTAAAGAAACTGTTGCAACGTCATTACCTTTAGTTATTGGAGGGCAAAAAGGATTAGTTGAAGAAAGTGATTTACGTATCCCAAACATGAGAGGAATTATGATGGCACGTAAAAAACCTTTAACGGTTGTTGAGCCGGTTGGTGCTTCTGTTGAAACATCTTCAGTAAAATTTGAAAAGCCAGCGCCTAAAGGTGCAGTAACTTTAGTTGCTCCAGATAACTTAGACGAGTTAGTTCAATTACTTCATAACGAAGCTAAAGTGATTTAG
- a CDS encoding electron transfer flavoprotein subunit alpha/FixB family protein: MSVLVYTESENGAFKKTAFEVASYAKAVADQMGTTVTAVTVNANDVSELGQYGVDKVLKVSDASLTNFNAKSYAAAIAQAVKNEGAKVVIVSQSADSKYLAPILSVALEAGYASNVMEVPTSTAPFTVKRTAFTNKAFNLTTIDTDVKLVGVSNNSFGLVEKTGSATAEDFAPSLPATGVTVESVDKASDKVTIADAEIVVSAGRGMKGPENWGMIEELADVLGAATACSKPVSDLGWRPHSEHVGQTGKPVASNLYIAIGISGAIQHLAGINASKVKVVINTDPEAPFFKAADYGVVGDAFEVVPQLIEKLKAFKAANA, encoded by the coding sequence ATGTCAGTTTTAGTATATACAGAATCAGAAAATGGAGCCTTCAAAAAAACAGCTTTTGAAGTTGCCTCTTACGCAAAAGCAGTTGCCGACCAAATGGGAACAACTGTAACAGCTGTAACAGTAAACGCAAATGATGTTTCAGAATTAGGACAATACGGCGTCGATAAAGTCTTAAAAGTATCTGATGCGTCTTTAACTAATTTTAATGCCAAATCTTATGCTGCAGCAATTGCACAAGCAGTAAAAAATGAAGGCGCTAAAGTTGTAATCGTTAGTCAAAGTGCAGATAGCAAATATTTAGCACCAATCTTATCAGTTGCTTTAGAAGCTGGTTACGCCTCTAATGTTATGGAAGTCCCTACTTCTACTGCTCCTTTTACAGTAAAACGTACAGCGTTTACAAACAAAGCATTCAACTTAACCACTATTGATACAGATGTAAAACTTGTTGGAGTCTCTAACAATTCTTTTGGCTTAGTAGAAAAAACAGGAAGTGCGACAGCAGAAGATTTTGCACCAAGCTTACCTGCTACCGGAGTTACTGTAGAATCTGTTGATAAAGCATCGGACAAAGTTACAATTGCTGACGCAGAAATAGTAGTATCTGCAGGACGTGGAATGAAAGGACCAGAAAACTGGGGAATGATTGAAGAGTTAGCAGATGTTTTAGGAGCAGCAACAGCATGTTCTAAACCAGTATCTGATTTAGGATGGAGACCTCATAGCGAACACGTGGGACAAACAGGAAAACCTGTAGCCTCTAACTTATATATTGCTATCGGAATCTCTGGAGCGATACAACATTTAGCAGGTATTAACGCCTCTAAAGTAAAAGTAGTTATTAACACAGATCCAGAAGCGCCTTTCTTTAAAGCAGCAGATTATGGAGTTGTTGGAGATGCTTTTGAAGTTGTTCCGCAATTAATTGAGAAATTAAAAGCGTTTAAAGCAGCAAACGCATAA
- a CDS encoding bifunctional nuclease family protein: MSLVRLNIKGISYSQTQNGAYALILNEVDGDRKLPIVIGAFEAQSIAIALEKEIRPPRPLTHDLFKNFADRFDIIVKQVIIHKLVDGVFYSSLICERDKIEEIIDARTSDAIALALRFKAPIFTYKNILDKAGIFLKVDPTQEQDPDNILIDDLLQDEFELEITDDSYSAKTIEELHNLLDDAVANEDYEKAAKIRDEISKR, encoded by the coding sequence ATGAGTTTAGTCCGATTAAATATTAAAGGTATTTCTTACAGCCAAACACAAAATGGTGCGTATGCACTAATTTTAAACGAAGTTGATGGCGACCGCAAACTACCAATAGTCATTGGTGCATTTGAGGCGCAGTCCATTGCCATCGCATTAGAAAAAGAAATTAGACCGCCAAGACCACTTACACACGATTTATTTAAAAACTTTGCAGATCGTTTTGATATTATCGTCAAACAAGTGATCATTCATAAATTAGTAGATGGTGTATTTTACTCGTCTTTAATTTGCGAACGCGATAAGATTGAAGAAATCATTGATGCCAGAACTAGTGACGCTATCGCTTTAGCCTTACGTTTTAAAGCTCCAATTTTTACTTACAAAAACATATTGGACAAAGCAGGAATATTCCTTAAAGTTGATCCGACCCAAGAACAAGATCCAGATAATATTTTAATTGACGACTTACTACAAGATGAGTTTGAGTTAGAAATAACGGACGACAGCTATAGCGCGAAAACTATAGAAGAACTACACAACCTATTAGACGACGCTGTTGCTAATGAAGATTATGAAAAAGCAGCAAAGATCAGAGACGAAATCTCTAAACGTTAA
- a CDS encoding NupC/NupG family nucleoside CNT transporter, with the protein MKYFFIAVIAFFFGLHPIIAQEPVKEIIALDSLTISTESIITTEQLQIEKKDHKLQAWQLSSHVIYENLNKFPDKVQSNITFTKGKEFIEFFDSGAYVSILNNSFNKGYYLQNNKLLVFKQKVPTTVDVYYTILEISENILKLKKGDNEVLTFVSKDHPDFLQQVTSQDKIIKSTGYTFTSIWKGLLGMFSLIAVAFLFSSNRKGINWRVVGIGLTFQLLIAVCVLKISFVKDIFEGIGKVFINILDFTRAGSEFLFGGVIDINSYGFIFAFQVLPTILFFSALTSLLFYLGVIQKVVKAMAWLLSKALKISGAESLSVAGNIFLGQTEAPLLIKAYLEKMNKSEMLLVMIGGMATVAGAVLAAYIGFLGGDDEALRLFYAKHLLAASVMAAPGAIVISKILFPQTEDVNTDVSVSQDKIGSNILDAIANGTTEGLKLAVNVGAMLLVFVAFIAMFNGILGWIGDVTSLNAWIAANTAYSALSLELILGYIFAPLMWLIGVAYEDMALMGQLLGIKLAASEFIGYIQLADLKNAANSTHLMYEKSIIMATYMLCGFANFASIGIQIGGIGSLAPGQRKTLSKFGMKALLGGTIASLISATIAGMIIG; encoded by the coding sequence ATGAAATATTTTTTTATAGCAGTTATTGCCTTTTTTTTTGGTTTACATCCTATTATCGCTCAAGAACCAGTAAAAGAAATAATAGCTTTAGACTCGTTGACAATAAGTACAGAATCAATTATAACAACAGAGCAGCTTCAAATAGAAAAAAAAGATCATAAACTACAAGCTTGGCAATTATCTAGTCATGTTATTTATGAAAACTTAAATAAATTTCCAGACAAAGTACAATCAAATATTACTTTCACAAAAGGTAAAGAATTTATCGAATTTTTTGATAGCGGTGCCTATGTTTCAATACTTAATAATAGTTTTAATAAAGGCTATTATTTACAAAACAACAAACTCTTAGTTTTTAAGCAAAAAGTACCAACCACAGTTGACGTATACTATACTATTTTAGAGATTTCCGAAAATATTTTAAAATTAAAAAAAGGAGATAACGAAGTCTTAACATTTGTCTCTAAAGACCATCCTGATTTTTTACAACAAGTAACCAGTCAAGATAAAATAATAAAAAGTACAGGCTATACATTTACTAGTATCTGGAAAGGTTTGCTAGGAATGTTTTCTTTAATCGCTGTAGCCTTTTTATTTAGTAGTAATCGTAAAGGTATTAACTGGAGGGTTGTAGGTATTGGATTAACGTTTCAATTATTAATAGCCGTTTGTGTTTTAAAAATCAGCTTTGTAAAAGATATTTTTGAAGGTATTGGAAAAGTATTCATTAATATCTTAGACTTTACAAGAGCTGGTAGCGAGTTTTTATTTGGAGGTGTTATTGATATCAATTCTTACGGATTTATTTTCGCCTTTCAAGTTCTTCCTACGATACTATTTTTCTCTGCTTTAACCTCTCTATTATTTTATTTAGGTGTTATTCAAAAAGTCGTTAAAGCAATGGCTTGGTTATTATCCAAAGCCTTGAAAATTTCTGGAGCAGAAAGTTTAAGTGTTGCCGGAAACATCTTTTTAGGCCAGACAGAAGCGCCTCTTTTGATAAAAGCTTATTTAGAAAAAATGAATAAGTCAGAAATGCTTTTAGTCATGATTGGAGGTATGGCCACTGTTGCTGGTGCTGTACTTGCCGCTTACATCGGTTTTTTAGGTGGTGATGATGAAGCTTTAAGATTGTTTTATGCAAAGCATCTATTAGCAGCGTCTGTTATGGCAGCTCCTGGTGCTATTGTGATTTCAAAAATATTATTTCCACAAACAGAAGATGTTAATACTGATGTTTCAGTATCACAAGATAAAATTGGATCTAATATATTAGATGCTATAGCCAACGGAACCACTGAAGGTTTAAAGCTAGCCGTAAATGTCGGAGCTATGTTATTAGTATTTGTTGCTTTTATAGCTATGTTTAATGGAATTCTAGGCTGGATTGGAGATGTCACCTCTCTAAACGCATGGATTGCAGCCAATACAGCTTACAGTGCCTTATCTTTAGAATTAATCTTGGGTTACATCTTTGCACCTTTAATGTGGTTAATTGGTGTTGCTTATGAAGATATGGCATTAATGGGGCAATTGTTAGGTATTAAACTAGCTGCCAGTGAGTTTATTGGATACATCCAATTAGCAGATTTAAAAAATGCCGCAAATTCTACACATTTAATGTACGAAAAATCAATAATCATGGCTACTTATATGCTATGTGGTTTTGCCAACTTTGCGTCTATAGGTATTCAAATTGGAGGTATTGGATCACTAGCTCCTGGACAACGTAAAACACTTTCTAAATTTGGAATGAAAGCTTTACTTGGAGGGACTATCGCCTCGTTAATATCTGCTACTATTGCAGGTATGATTATTGGATAA
- a CDS encoding thymidylate synthase, producing the protein MKQYHDLVKHILEHGNEKGDRTGTGTKSVFGYQMRFDLSKGFPMVTTKKLHLKSIIHELLWFLKGDTNINYLTENGVKIWNSWADDNGDLGPVYGHQWRNWNSDEIDQIKDVINTLKNNPDSRRMLVSAWNPSVLPDNSKSFSENVADGKAALPPCHAFFQFYVADGKLSCQLYQRSADTFLGVPFNIASYALFTMMMAQVCGYEAGDFIHTFGDAHIYSNHFEQLELQLSRELRPLPTMTINPEITDILDFKFEDFTLEDYNPHPHIKGAVAV; encoded by the coding sequence ATGAAACAATATCACGATCTAGTCAAACACATATTAGAACACGGAAACGAGAAAGGAGATCGCACAGGAACGGGAACAAAAAGTGTTTTTGGTTACCAAATGCGTTTTGATTTAAGTAAAGGATTTCCAATGGTTACGACCAAAAAATTACATCTAAAATCCATTATTCACGAATTACTCTGGTTTTTAAAAGGAGACACCAATATTAACTACCTTACTGAAAACGGCGTTAAAATATGGAATTCTTGGGCTGACGACAACGGAGATTTAGGTCCTGTCTACGGACACCAATGGAGAAACTGGAATAGTGACGAGATTGATCAAATTAAAGACGTTATTAATACTTTAAAAAACAATCCAGACAGCAGACGTATGTTAGTCTCGGCTTGGAACCCGTCTGTTTTACCAGATAACTCTAAAAGTTTTTCTGAAAATGTAGCTGATGGTAAAGCGGCTTTACCACCGTGTCATGCCTTTTTTCAATTTTACGTAGCAGACGGTAAATTATCCTGTCAACTATACCAACGTAGTGCTGATACTTTTTTAGGAGTACCGTTTAATATTGCTTCTTATGCTTTATTTACCATGATGATGGCACAAGTTTGTGGTTATGAAGCTGGTGATTTTATTCATACGTTTGGAGATGCTCATATTTATAGTAATCATTTTGAACAATTAGAATTACAATTATCTAGAGAGCTGAGACCATTGCCAACCATGACAATTAATCCTGAAATAACAGATATTTTAGATTTTAAATTTGAAGATTTCACTTTAGAAGATTATAATCCTCATCCACATATTAAAGGTGCTGTTGCTGTATAA
- a CDS encoding PKD domain-containing protein: MKKVHYIVLAVSTLVMTFFACTKEAEFLSDFFSITETHNSIATINYKEPTSIRIIPSNMVTGDVYEFSYAVTEGDGYLRYANQNQLSQNTQHVCEDLALELEFVGTEIGLAVIAFTVTDYTGASEEILLPYNVIHNTFEWNADPEVTEVGLNQETPLSLVLNNTGVDQSVAYVSQITFVQGSGIVKLTDDTGSSTTAIEQGESYAIADGQHLYNLTLQQIGVTIIKFEGTDSNGQIKEDIVTYNVGEVDFTLSTAGDGSLVLNTQKNFATIITQDTPDPSITYNVTFTLVSGTGSGEVYLNNALVPLGVAQTVTAGNTSFQFLGTSVGNVVLLVSVVDSNGNPVPALTSQLSFIVQESNASNTDPTVVIDQGAYFDIAEDTIDSIFSATATDADGDSVTYLWTVDNADVILGTITSEEVSINTTGVAGGTTFVLTVTVSDGNGGTSNDYIVITLDETGDPSNTDPTVVIDQGDYFNIAEETTDTAFHATAADADGDTVTYLWTVDNASVLLGSTTSEDVSINTAGVAAGTTFILTVTVSDGNGGTATDFIIVTLDEVSNNPPTVSIVDDTYLVNSGVTNFAISAVGNDVDGDVLTYAWTTNSTAVVVSNPGETEANFDVSSLSAGDSFVVTVTVTDGNGGTASDTILVILEENVLPTVTIVEGQYYYIPFNEVSSAFTTVVDDPDGDVANLQYSWTSDDVNVIFEADNLQDVNVDATGVATGTIFIVTVTVTDENGGTASDYIVVVKEESSNSVALEVTGGKCTTDLVGAVWETVYVPENTLITNGVTLYSNAGLTQIYDGTGFKRIRTADGLLYNYHYRIDTTSPGVLASETECPDTTPGGCTELTINSSPPASNGGGFNGTLDFSCGEPDEVLYLNFQIVTTSGTAVFQSIDFMYPVTVQFLDPIHEWRTGRVQLDSSGNATADYMITDHTASGIYLTVTITGRDSSEPVPSSNSTVIIR; encoded by the coding sequence ATGAAGAAAGTACATTACATAGTTTTAGCAGTCTCAACATTAGTGATGACATTTTTTGCTTGTACTAAAGAAGCCGAATTTTTATCTGATTTTTTTAGTATTACAGAAACCCATAATAGTATTGCTACTATTAATTATAAAGAACCGACCTCTATACGTATCATTCCTAGTAATATGGTTACTGGGGATGTCTATGAGTTTAGTTATGCTGTTACAGAAGGGGATGGATATTTGAGATATGCTAATCAAAATCAATTATCTCAAAATACGCAGCACGTTTGTGAAGATTTAGCTTTAGAATTAGAATTTGTTGGAACAGAGATAGGTTTAGCAGTAATCGCATTTACTGTTACGGACTATACTGGAGCAAGCGAAGAGATCTTGTTACCCTATAATGTGATTCATAATACTTTTGAATGGAATGCTGACCCTGAAGTTACAGAGGTTGGACTAAATCAGGAAACACCTCTAAGCTTAGTTTTAAATAATACAGGTGTGGATCAATCAGTGGCCTATGTTTCTCAAATTACGTTTGTACAAGGTTCAGGTATTGTAAAATTAACGGACGATACAGGAAGCTCAACGACTGCAATAGAGCAAGGAGAATCATACGCTATAGCGGATGGACAACATCTCTATAATTTAACTTTACAACAAATAGGAGTAACCATTATAAAATTTGAAGGAACCGATTCTAATGGACAAATTAAGGAAGATATAGTCACTTATAACGTGGGTGAAGTTGATTTTACGCTATCTACAGCGGGGGATGGTTCATTGGTTTTGAATACACAAAAAAACTTTGCTACAATTATAACACAAGACACGCCTGATCCTTCAATTACTTATAATGTAACCTTTACTTTAGTATCTGGTACAGGATCTGGAGAAGTGTACTTAAACAATGCTCTAGTACCGCTTGGCGTAGCTCAAACAGTTACTGCAGGTAATACGTCATTTCAATTTTTAGGAACAAGTGTTGGTAACGTTGTCTTATTGGTTTCAGTTGTAGATTCTAACGGAAATCCTGTGCCTGCCTTAACCTCTCAATTAAGCTTTATAGTTCAGGAATCAAATGCATCTAACACAGACCCAACGGTTGTGATAGACCAAGGTGCTTATTTTGATATCGCAGAAGATACAATAGACTCTATTTTTAGTGCCACAGCAACAGATGCTGATGGGGATAGTGTAACCTATTTATGGACTGTAGATAATGCGGATGTGATATTAGGTACGATAACTTCTGAAGAGGTCAGTATCAATACAACAGGTGTCGCAGGAGGGACAACATTTGTATTAACAGTTACAGTTTCTGATGGTAATGGTGGTACTAGTAACGATTATATAGTTATTACTTTAGATGAAACAGGAGACCCATCAAATACAGATCCTACGGTTGTGATAGACCAAGGGGACTATTTTAATATCGCAGAGGAAACAACAGATACTGCTTTTCATGCTACAGCAGCAGATGCAGACGGAGATACTGTAACATACTTATGGACCGTAGATAATGCAAGCGTCCTATTAGGTTCGACGACATCTGAGGATGTTAGTATCAATACAGCAGGCGTAGCTGCAGGGACAACATTTATTTTAACGGTTACCGTTAGTGATGGTAATGGCGGAACAGCGACTGATTTTATTATAGTTACTTTAGACGAGGTATCAAATAATCCCCCTACAGTAAGTATTGTTGATGATACTTACTTGGTTAATTCTGGAGTAACCAATTTTGCAATTAGTGCTGTTGGTAACGATGTTGATGGAGATGTGCTAACTTATGCTTGGACTACAAATAGTACAGCTGTCGTGGTTAGTAACCCAGGAGAAACAGAAGCCAATTTCGATGTTAGTAGTTTGTCAGCAGGAGATTCTTTTGTAGTTACTGTTACAGTTACTGATGGCAATGGTGGTACAGCAAGTGATACTATACTGGTTATTTTAGAAGAAAATGTACTACCAACAGTTACCATTGTGGAAGGACAATATTACTATATTCCATTTAATGAAGTATCTAGTGCGTTTACTACAGTAGTGGATGACCCAGATGGAGATGTGGCTAATTTACAGTATTCATGGACTTCAGATGATGTTAATGTCATTTTTGAAGCAGATAACCTGCAAGATGTTAATGTTGATGCTACAGGTGTAGCTACCGGAACAATATTTATTGTCACCGTTACCGTAACGGATGAAAATGGAGGAACAGCTAGTGATTATATTGTTGTAGTTAAAGAGGAATCGAGTAATAGTGTAGCACTAGAGGTTACAGGAGGGAAATGTACTACTGATTTAGTAGGGGCTGTCTGGGAGACTGTTTATGTCCCAGAAAACACATTAATAACTAATGGAGTTACATTATATAGTAATGCAGGATTAACCCAAATATATGATGGTACTGGCTTTAAAAGAATCCGAACAGCGGATGGGTTATTGTATAATTATCATTATAGAATAGATACTACTAGTCCTGGTGTTCTTGCCTCAGAAACTGAATGTCCAGACACGACTCCAGGTGGATGTACGGAGCTAACCATTAATAGTTCTCCTCCGGCTAGTAACGGAGGTGGATTTAATGGTACTTTAGATTTTTCATGTGGAGAACCTGATGAAGTATTATATCTTAATTTTCAAATTGTAACTACTTCGGGAACGGCAGTTTTTCAGTCGATTGACTTTATGTATCCTGTTACAGTACAATTTTTAGATCCGATTCATGAGTGGAGAACTGGAAGAGTTCAGTTAGATTCAAGTGGTAATGCCACAGCTGATTATATGATAACAGATCATACTGCGAGTGGTATTTATTTAACAGTAACGATTACAGGAAGAGATTCTAGTGAACCAGTACCTTCATCCAACTCGACCGTAATAATTAGATAA
- a CDS encoding conjugal transfer protein TraO yields the protein MNYFVDREQFIQGGIYYSKGVVKNGNIEVPFNVFAFNAGFFQDVFASRISSFKFSLGGGVLVGSEIVNNGENQLPSGITLKDRSKIIYGGYLSAEMELYLSNELSFVLKANENYHINSDLGELIPFFGAGLRYFID from the coding sequence TTGAATTATTTTGTCGATCGAGAGCAATTTATTCAAGGTGGTATTTATTATTCTAAAGGCGTAGTTAAAAATGGAAATATTGAAGTTCCGTTTAACGTTTTTGCTTTTAATGCAGGCTTTTTTCAGGATGTTTTCGCTTCACGAATAAGTTCTTTCAAATTTAGTTTAGGTGGTGGCGTATTAGTTGGTTCTGAAATTGTTAATAATGGAGAAAACCAATTGCCAAGTGGAATTACCTTAAAGGATCGGTCTAAAATTATTTACGGTGGCTATTTAAGCGCAGAAATGGAATTGTATTTGTCTAATGAATTAAGCTTTGTACTAAAGGCTAATGAAAATTATCATATAAATAGTGATTTAGGAGAATTGATACCTTTTTTCGGTGCTGGTTTGAGATACTTTATTGATTAA
- a CDS encoding IS1595 family transposase, with amino-acid sequence MNIFKGQNLLEFADRFKTDLDCKKYLADIKWTDGFICTKCNHKKAQIRKDFSRTCNICSHQESATSNTLFHKVKFGIRKAFFIVFEMSTSTKSLSASYVAVRFSVTEKTARLFMLKIREAMQSSGNSPMTGIVHVDEFVLGGQEKDKVGRSYNAKKKKAITAIELTDDGKVKRMYAMKIEDFSARSLQYIFVNHISREAKVITDKWRGYRPIAKAYNITQIESNGGMNFKALHTMIHQIKSWIRTTYSWVSHSNINRYFNEFCFRINRSQSKATIFNNLITKMVEKEKVSHKQIICN; translated from the coding sequence ATGAATATATTTAAAGGACAAAACCTTCTAGAGTTTGCCGATCGGTTTAAAACAGACCTAGATTGTAAGAAATACTTAGCAGATATTAAATGGACAGATGGTTTTATATGTACTAAATGTAACCATAAAAAAGCTCAGATAAGAAAGGATTTTTCTCGCACTTGTAATATTTGTTCGCATCAAGAATCAGCAACTTCAAACACACTATTTCACAAAGTAAAATTTGGTATTAGAAAGGCGTTTTTTATTGTTTTTGAAATGAGCACCAGTACCAAAAGTCTTTCGGCAAGCTATGTTGCCGTTCGCTTTAGTGTCACTGAAAAGACCGCTCGTTTATTTATGCTTAAAATCAGAGAAGCTATGCAAAGTAGTGGAAATAGTCCCATGACTGGTATTGTGCACGTTGATGAATTTGTGCTTGGCGGACAAGAAAAAGATAAAGTTGGTAGAAGTTATAATGCGAAGAAAAAAAAGGCTATCACAGCTATTGAGTTAACTGATGATGGGAAAGTAAAAAGAATGTACGCCATGAAAATTGAAGATTTTTCAGCACGTTCGCTTCAATATATTTTTGTAAATCATATTAGCCGAGAAGCTAAAGTGATAACCGATAAATGGAGAGGTTACAGACCTATTGCAAAAGCTTATAATATTACACAAATTGAAAGTAATGGAGGAATGAATTTTAAAGCGCTTCACACCATGATACATCAAATAAAATCATGGATAAGAACAACATATTCTTGGGTAAGTCATTCTAATATTAATAGATACTTTAATGAATTTTGTTTTAGAATTAATCGCTCTCAAAGCAAAGCTACAATATTCAATAACTTAATAACCAAAATGGTCGAAAAAGAAAAAGTTAGTCATAAACAAATTATATGTAACTAA
- a CDS encoding isoamylase early set domain-containing protein has protein sequence MAIKKQFLKSKPLCKVTFTVPAAEAKQVTVAGNWNEWNTEVEPLKKLKNGTFKGTVNLKAGQAYEFKYVVDGEWQNEVEADDYTWNAYAAADNSVLKL, from the coding sequence ATGGCTATTAAGAAACAATTTTTGAAAAGCAAACCCCTTTGTAAAGTTACTTTTACTGTTCCGGCAGCAGAAGCAAAGCAAGTGACTGTTGCAGGTAATTGGAATGAATGGAATACCGAAGTCGAACCATTGAAAAAGTTGAAAAACGGAACATTTAAAGGGACTGTAAATCTAAAAGCAGGTCAGGCTTATGAGTTTAAATATGTTGTTGATGGAGAATGGCAAAATGAGGTAGAAGCAGATGACTATACTTGGAATGCTTATGCTGCTGCGGATAATAGTGTCCTAAAGTTGTGA